From Symphalangus syndactylus isolate Jambi chromosome X, NHGRI_mSymSyn1-v2.1_pri, whole genome shotgun sequence, the proteins below share one genomic window:
- the LOC129476453 gene encoding endogenous retrovirus group K member 25 Env polyprotein-like translates to MNPLEMQRKVPPRRRKHRNQAPLTRRMNQVVILEKQMKSPRTKKAELPTWAQLKKLTLLARKSLASTKVTQTSEKMLFAALMVVSTVVSLPMPAGAAAANYTYWAYVPFPPLIRAVTWMDNPIEVYVNNSVWVAGPTDDRCPAKPEEEGMMINISIGYRYPPICLGRAPGCLMPAIQNWLVEVPTLNPTSRFTYHMVSGMSLKPQVNYVQDFSYQRSLIFRPKGRPCPKEISIKTKDLVWEECVAESAVILQNNTFGTVIDWAPRGQFYHDCTGQTQFCPNALVSPTVDSDLTKNLDKHRYKKFQSFYPWKWGEKGTSTPRPKIISPVFGPEHPELWRLTAATYHLRIWSGNQTIETRDYKTFYSINLNSSLTVPLLSCVKPPYMLVIGNVVIKPDSQTITCENCRLFTCIDSTFDWQHRILLVRAREGVWIPVSMDRPWEASPSIHILTEVLKGILNRSKRFIFTLIAVIMGLIAVTATAAVAGVALHSSVQTVSFVDNWQKNSTRLWNSQSGIDQKLANQINDLRQTVIWMGDRLMSLEHRFQLQCDWNTSDFCITPQVYNESRHHWDMVRRHLQGREDNLTLDISKLKEQIFEASQSHLNIVPGAEVLDQVAKNLYGLNPTTWIQSIGNSTAVNFGIMCLCLIGLFLVCRTSRRILRQNRENEQALMTMVVLLKRKGGNVGKRKRDQPVTVSI, encoded by the exons atgaacccatTGGAGATGCAAAGGAAAGTGCCTCCACGGAGACGGAAACACCGCAATCAGGCACCATTGACTCGCAGGATGAATCAAGTGGTGATATTAGAAAAACAGATGAAGTCACCACGCACCAAGAAGGCGGAGCTGCCAACCTGGGCACAGTTAAAGAAGCTGACACTGTTAGCTAGAAAAAGCCTAGCTAGCACAAAGGTGACACAAACCTCAGAAAAAATGCTGTTTGCAGCTTTAATGGTTGTATCAACGGTGGTAAGTCTCCCCATGcctgcaggagcagctgcagctaatTATACCTACTGGGCCTATGTGCCTTTCCCGCCCTTAATTCGGGCAGTCACTTGGATGGATAATCCCattgaagtatatgttaataatagtgtGTGGGTAGCTGGTCCCACAGATGATCGTTGCCCTGCAAAACCGGAGGAAGAAGGAATGATGATAAATATTTCCATTGGGTATCGTTATCCTCCTATATGTCTCGGGAGAGCACCAGGATGTTTAATGCCTGCTATCCAAAATTGGTTGGTAGAAGTACCTACTCTCAATCCCACCAGTAGATTTACTTATCATATGGTAAGCGGTATGTCACTCAAACCACAGGTAAACTATGTACAAGACTTCTCTTATCAAAGATCATTAATATTTAGGCCAAAAGGAAGACCTTGCCCCAAGGAGATTtccataaaaacaaaagatttagtttgggaagaatgtgtggcCGAGAGTGCCGTGATTTTACAAAACAACACATTTGGAACTGTTATAGATTGGGCACCTCGAGGTCAATTCTACCACGATTGCACAGGACAAACTCAATTCTGTCCCAATGCACTAGTGAGTCCAACTGTTGATAGTGACTTAACAAAAAATTTAGACAAACATAGGTACAAGAAATTTCAGTCTTTCTACCcttggaaatggggagaaaagggaacctctaCTCCAAGACCAAAAATAATAAGTCCGGTTTTTGGTCCTGAACATCCAGAATTATGGAGGCTTACTGCGGCTACATACCACCTTAGAATTTGGTCTGGGAACCAAACTATAGAAACAAgagattataaaacattttactctATCAACCTAAATTCCAGTCTAACAGTTCCTTTACTAAGTTGTGTAAAACCCCCTTATATGTTAGTCATAGGAAATGTAGTTATTAAACCAGACTCCCAAACTATAACATGTGAAAATTGCAGATTGTTTACTTGCATTGATTCAACTTTTGATTGGCAGCACCGTATTCTGCTTGTGAGAGCAAGAGAAGGCGTGtggatccctgtgtccatggatCGACCATGGGAGGCCTCGCCATCCATTCATATTTTGACTGAAGtattaaaaggcattttaaatagatccaaaagattcatttttactttaattgcaGTGATTATGGGATTGATTGCAGTCACAGCTACAGCCGCTGTGGCAGGAGTCGCATTGCACTCTTCTGTTCAGACAGTAAGCTTTGTTGACAATTGGCAAAAGAATTCCACAAGGTTGTGGAATTCACAATCTGGTATCGATCAAAAATTGGCTAATCAAATTAATGACCTTAGACAAACTGTCATTTGGATGGGAGATAGGCTCATGAGCTTGGAACATCGTTTCCAGTTACAGTGTGACTGGAATACGTCAGATTTTTGTATTACACCCCAAGTTTATAATGAGTCTAGACATCACTGGGACATGGTAAGACGCCATTTACAGGGAAGAGAAGATAATCTCACTTTAgacatttctaaattaaaagaacaaatttttgaagCCTCTCAGAGTCACTTAAATATTGTGCCTGGAGCTGAGGTGTTAGATCAAGTGGCAAAAAATCTTTATGGATTAAACCCCACGACTTGGATTCAGTCTATTGGAAACTCTACTGCagtaaattttggaattatgtGTCTCTGTTTGATCGGTTTGTTTTTAGTGTGCCGGACCAGTCGAAGAATCCTGCGCCAAAATCGAGAGAATGAACAAGCCT TGATGACAATGGTAGTCTTgttgaaaagaaaagggggaaatgtggggaaaagaaagagagatcagcctgttactgtgtctatatag